Proteins encoded together in one Megalops cyprinoides isolate fMegCyp1 chromosome 20, fMegCyp1.pri, whole genome shotgun sequence window:
- the espnlb gene encoding espin-like protein: MVLHRAIQAAREGDLSMLRVLSGSGHLPSAVTDAQGASPVHHAARCGRLDCVRYLVGEAGLCGNARAGNGATPAHDAAATGHLLELQWLVQHGGCSTQDRDSAGATALHLAARFGRVEVLQWLLSVGGGAEEETDCGALPAHYAAAKGDLTCLKMLVCQAPRCVNHQTAIGATPLYLACQEGHLHVLEYLVKDCEADVHLRAHDGMSVLHAAAHMGHHALVVWLASFTDIDISCQDQEGATALHFAASGGHHRILERLLRMGAKIIEDDWGGTPLHDAAENGELECCQILLANHVSATEQDKDGYTPVDLAEYNGHYDCANYLRAMEQCCPFHSASLPVPQSSDAAEGFSPASAVAGPSLIDYLKAALLCSQVQRPPVDDSPPEVTAAEAERRGRPAVSWQPSSADYYRGLNGAHTPPCSSPEMESGKVTHAEGRQGPVKEVPPQPRPPAPPSSPSLVPAHRPTTGTLQQVQVASTVVTSFSLMKPSEGERRLLAQMKSIKSLKHAGITAVFTGQAKGDRMVPLPAEEANLADIDSLVPTHDERGRPIAEWKRQVMVRKLQARLQDEEDQRRKENGSKYVEMEGWRYSQVHNAILGPFGELLTEDDLLYLEKQIETVSMQKRCQAYELELARLAEELRTILPAPIVNITVNTQLREPDTDSQIPLPVWCSRISGIIKSMSLLLTNLSDRDKDGTICKMPNTELVSVFSQPAGRQNSTRGRREKVEKEIQQFGVSVRNLRSNFESQMGGRFPFGGGEHLALDMQEEKAENRMVRATQVEDQPAPVAPSRDSGVVCEDMPREDLRPVRETTSLRKERIVVLFLGHWKKSAYTLTMRGKKCLEARETVEKTDQKAVDKIPAEPQRRRTAENGSLCHFFRQRTAINRMISNWRSIISRVPSRQIRRLHRRQVTYSPEQFLPRVDGAPVDYNSLTLDLFMLGYFHILEQELPADERKMRHLLCFEVFDHVGRFAWEKVRDFHRAVLRDIEAGNREWRDGFEDIKVKFFGKVPGQSEPPSSSGRSLQIEARPVPTVVIQTATPEEGDLLRKGGAEISCFSNDEICKYIDRSFAFWKEKEAEIFDFEH, translated from the exons atGGTGCTGCACAGGGCGATCCAGGCGGCACGGGAGGGGGACCTGTCCATGCTGAGGGTGCTGTCGGGCTCCGGGCACCTCCCGTCCGCTGTCACCGACGCCCAGGGGGCGTCACCCGTGCACCATGCCGCCCGCTGCGGCCGCCTGGACTGCGTGCGCTACCTGGTGGGTGAAGCAGGTCTCTGTGGCAACGCAAGGGCCGGGAACGGAGCAACGCCCGCCCACGACGCGGCCGCCACCGGGcacctgctggagctgcagtggCTGGTGCAGCATGGAGGCTGCAGCACTCAG gaccGGGACAGTGCTGGGGCCACAGCGCTCCACTTGGCCGCTCGGTTCGGGCGTGTGGAGGTCCTCCAGTGGCTGCTGTCAGttgggggcggggcagaggaGGAGACGGACTGTGGGGCGCTGCCCGCCCACTACGCTGCGGCCAAAGGTGACCTCACCTGTCTGAAGATGCTGGTCTGCCAGGCCCCAAG GTGTGTGAATCACCAGACGGCGATCGGGGCCACCCCGCTGTACCTGGCCTGCCAGGAGGGCCACCTGCACGTGCTGGAGTACCTGGTGAAAGACTGCGAGGCCGACGTCCACCTGAGGGCCCACGATGGCATGAGCGTCCTGCACGCTGCTGCACACATGGGCCACCACGCCCTGGTGGTCTGGCTG GCCTCTTTCACAGACATAGACATCTCCTGCCAGGACCAGGAAGGGGCCACTGCACTTCACTTTGCTGCCAGTGGAGGGCACCATCGCATCCTGGAACGACTGCTGCGTATGGGAGCAAAGATCATCGAGGACGACTGGGGGGGGACACCCCTGCACGACGCAGCAGAGAACGgggagctggag tgctgccAGATCCTGTTGGCCAATCACGTCAGCGCCACAGAGCAGGACAAGGACGGCTACACACCAGTGGACCTGGCTGAATACAATGGCCACTATGACTGTGCAAACTACCTCCGGGCCATGGAGCAATGT TGTCCGTTTCACTCCGCTTCCCTTCCAGTCCCACAAAGCTCGGACGCCGCTGAGGGTTTCTCCCCGGCCTCCGCCGTGGCCGGGCCCTCTTTAATTGATTACTTAAaagctgctctgctgtgttCTCAG GTCCAGCGCCCCCCTGTGGACGACTCTCCCCCAGAGGTCACtgctgcagaggcagagaggagagggaggccagCAGTGTCCTGGCAGCCCAGCTCGGCAGACTACTACAGGGGCCTGAACGgggcacacacacccccctgcaGCAGCCCTGAGATGGAGAGCGGCAAGGTGACCCACGCCGAGGGGcgtcagggg CCAGTGAAAGAAGTGCCCCCCCAGCCacgcccccctgccccaccctcaTCCCCTTCCCTGGTCCCCGCCCACAGACCGACCACCGGCACCCTACAGCAAGTGCAGGTGGCATCAACAG TTGTGACTTCCTTCAGCCTGATGAAGCCCtcggagggggagagaaggctGCTCGCACAGATGAAGTCCATCAAGTCGCTGAAGCACGCGGGGATCACGGCAGTCTTCACAGGACAGGCG aagggggacaGAATGGTGCCGCTACCCGCGGAGGAGGCTAATCTGGCTGACATCGACTCGCTGGTGCCGACCCACGACGAGAGGGGGCGGCCCATCGCCGAGTGGAAGAGGCAGGTGATGGTGCGCAAGCTGCAGGCCAGGCTGCAGGATGAGGAGGACCAGAGGAGGAAG GAAAATGGGAGCAAATACGTGGAGATGGAGGGCTGGCGGTACTCCCAGGTGCACAACGCCATCCTCGGGCCCTTCGGTGAGCTGCTGACCGAGGATGACCTGCTCTACCTGGAGAAGCAGATCGAGACCGTCTCCATGCAGAAGAGGTGCCAGGCCTACGAGCTCGAGCTGGCCCGTCTGGCCGAGGAGCTGAGGACCATCCTCCCGGCTCCCATTGTCAACATCACGGTGAACACCCAGCTCAGGGAGCCAGACACAGACTCCCAGATTCCCCTGCCAGTGTGGTGCAGCCGTATATCCGGCATCATCAAGAGCAtgtccctgctcctcaccaacCTGTCCGACAGAGACAAGGACGGCACCATCTGCAAGATGCCCAACACCGAGCTTGTGTCCGTCTTCTCCCAGCCGGCAGGGAGGCAGAACTCCAccaggggaaggagggagaaggtGGAAAAGGAGATCCAGCAGTTCGGGGTTTCGGTGCGGAACCTGAGGTCGAATTTTGAGTCTCAGATGGGGGGTCGTTTCCCGTTTGGCGGTGGTGAGCACCTCGCGCTGGACATGCAGGAGGAGAAAGCAGAGAACAGGATGGTCAGGGCCACTCAGGTGGAAGACCAGCCTGCTCCTGTGGCCCCCAGCAGAGATTCAGGCGTGGTCTGCGAGGACATGCCAAGGGAAGACCTTCGTCCCGTGAGGGAGACCACCAGCTTGCGAAAAGAACGCATAGTGGTCTTGTTCCTGGGTCACTGGAAAAAGTCAGCCTACACCTTAACCATGAGAGGCAAAAAATGCCTGGAGGCGCGAGAAACGGTCGAAAAGACCGACCAGAAAGCTGTGGACAAAATCCCAGCGGAGCCCCAGCGGAGGAGGACCGCAGAGAACGGTTCCCTGTGTCACTTCTTCAGGCAGCGGACGGCCATCAACAGGATGATCAGCAACTGGAGGAGCATCATCTCCCGCGTCCCGTCCCGCCAGATCCGCCGCCTGCACCGCCGGCAGGTCACCTACTCCCCCGAGCAGTTCCTGCCACGCGTGGACGGGGCGCCCGTCGACTACAACAGCCTGACCCTAGACCTCTTCATGCTGGGCTACTTCCACATCCTGGAGCAGGAGCTGCCGGCGGACGAGAGGAAGATGAGGCACCTGCTCTGCTTCGAGGTGTTCGACCACGTGGGCCGCTTTGCCTGGGAGAAGgtccgggacttccaccgcgCTGTCCTGCGGGACATCGAGGCCGGGAACAGGGAGTGGAGGGACGGCTTCGAGGACATCAAGGTCAAGTTCTTTGGGAAAGTGCCCGGCCAATCAGAGCCTCCCTCCAGCAGTGGGAGGAGCCTACAGATAGAGGCGAGGCCAGTGCCTACAGTGGTCATCCAGACCGCTACCCCAGAAGAGGGGGACCTCCTGAGAAAAGGGGGTGCAGAAATATCCTGCTTTAGCAATGATGAAATCTGCAAGTACATAGACCGGAGCTTCGCATTCTGGAAGGAAAAGGAGGCAGAAATCTTTGATTTTGAACATTAG